One genomic window of Corynebacterium diphtheriae includes the following:
- the trxA gene encoding thioredoxin, with the protein MATIDVTEDTFEQTVTKDGIVLVDAWASWCGPCRAFAPTYEKASDNHPDAVFTKLDTEANQGLAAALQIQSIPTLMVFRDGIMVYREAGALPPAALEDLITQVKGLDMEDVKRQIAEQNAQSDSAEL; encoded by the coding sequence ATGGCAACCATTGACGTCACCGAAGACACTTTCGAGCAGACCGTTACCAAAGACGGCATCGTGCTGGTGGACGCGTGGGCTTCTTGGTGCGGACCATGCCGTGCATTCGCCCCCACCTACGAAAAGGCCTCCGATAACCACCCAGACGCCGTATTTACCAAGCTTGATACCGAGGCAAATCAAGGTCTTGCTGCGGCCTTGCAGATCCAGTCCATCCCAACCTTGATGGTGTTCCGCGATGGCATCATGGTCTACCGTGAGGCAGGCGCTTTGCCGCCAGCAGCTCTAGAAGACCTGATCACTCAGGTGAAGGGCTTGGACATGGAAGACGTGAAGCGTCAGATTGCTGAGCAAAACGCTCAAAGCGACAGTGCTGAACTCTAA
- a CDS encoding heavy-metal-associated domain-containing protein, whose translation MKKNYHVDGMTCQHCVASVTEELLELPSTQGVDVDLETGRVMVTGEDFTDAEVKAAVEEAGFTLRED comes from the coding sequence ATGAAGAAAAATTACCATGTTGACGGAATGACCTGCCAGCACTGCGTTGCATCTGTAACGGAGGAACTGCTCGAATTGCCTAGCACCCAAGGCGTTGACGTTGATCTTGAGACTGGTCGCGTAATGGTCACTGGCGAGGATTTCACGGACGCTGAGGTTAAGGCCGCTGTTGAAGAGGCTGGCTTTACTCTGCGCGAGGACTAA
- a CDS encoding heavy metal translocating P-type ATPase, whose translation MTNAAVEIDFGVTGMTCTSCSARVERKLNKVAGVEATVNYATETASVRYDPASTTPAQLIDVIRGAGYDAFEVAETEPATAEPSDTARDHHAEELKTRLIYSAILALPVFLMSMFGQLQFNNWQWLAFALASPVYFWGGWPFHRATLRNLRHGSFTMDTLISLGTSAAYLWSVWALFIGNAGDPAMRMHMSFTAHAHGGMDEIYLESAAMVIVFLLLGRWFETRAKGRSGEALRSLLNLGAKDAAIIRDNREVRIPIQSLQVGDVFVVRPGEKIATDGVVVEGTSAVDQSMITGESVPVEVAQGSHVTGATMNTSGRLLVTAQRVGADTTLAAMGRLVAEAQSNKAPVQKLVDKISQIFVPAVIVISLITLAVHLATGSATADAFAAAVAVLIIACPCALGLATPTALLVGTGRGAQMGLVIKGPEVLEQARNIDTVVLDKTGTITTGDMQVRNVYGHSGWQEQDVLRLAGAVEQASEHPIARAIAAAAVAQTRTGTLPKVTDFNNQAGHGVAGTVEDHRVWVGRPADDEATQQVKTAENEGATCVVVRIDDHLAGVISVRDTVKEHARLSVEKLTAMGLTPVLLTGDNAGAAAAVAREVGIPADRVISGVLPENKVQTVEQLQREGRVVAMVGDGVNDAAALTQADLGLAMGAGTDVAIEASDITIMNNDPRSIANAINLSRRSLRTIKGNLFWAFAYNVILIPVAALGLLNPMFAGAAMALSSVFVVTNSLRLRSVRSVFS comes from the coding sequence ATGACCAACGCCGCAGTAGAGATAGATTTCGGTGTGACGGGCATGACGTGTACGTCGTGTTCGGCGCGTGTGGAGCGCAAGCTCAACAAGGTTGCGGGTGTGGAGGCTACGGTCAACTACGCGACAGAGACGGCATCAGTACGCTACGATCCGGCGTCGACAACGCCCGCGCAGCTTATCGACGTCATCCGCGGAGCTGGTTACGATGCCTTCGAGGTCGCCGAGACTGAGCCCGCTACCGCAGAACCCAGCGATACCGCACGTGATCACCACGCTGAGGAGCTCAAGACCCGCTTAATCTATTCCGCAATCTTGGCTCTACCAGTTTTTTTGATGTCTATGTTTGGTCAGCTGCAGTTTAACAACTGGCAGTGGCTGGCCTTTGCGCTCGCGTCACCGGTGTATTTCTGGGGTGGCTGGCCATTCCACCGCGCTACACTGCGTAACCTCCGCCATGGTTCATTCACCATGGACACCCTAATCTCCTTGGGCACGTCGGCTGCGTATCTGTGGTCGGTGTGGGCCTTGTTTATCGGCAATGCCGGCGATCCAGCTATGCGTATGCACATGAGTTTTACAGCTCATGCTCATGGTGGCATGGACGAGATTTATCTTGAATCGGCCGCCATGGTGATTGTGTTCTTGCTGCTGGGGCGCTGGTTTGAAACTCGTGCGAAGGGGCGAAGCGGGGAGGCGCTACGTTCCCTGCTTAACCTTGGGGCGAAGGATGCCGCCATTATTCGCGATAACCGTGAGGTGCGCATACCCATTCAATCGCTGCAGGTAGGCGACGTTTTTGTGGTGCGCCCTGGTGAGAAGATCGCCACGGATGGTGTGGTCGTTGAGGGCACTTCCGCTGTGGATCAGTCGATGATCACCGGCGAGTCGGTTCCTGTGGAAGTTGCTCAAGGTTCTCACGTTACCGGTGCAACAATGAACACCTCTGGGCGTTTGCTGGTCACTGCCCAGCGCGTGGGTGCCGACACCACCCTAGCTGCCATGGGGCGGTTGGTTGCTGAGGCGCAGTCGAATAAAGCGCCGGTGCAAAAACTGGTGGATAAGATTTCTCAGATCTTTGTTCCCGCAGTGATCGTTATTTCTTTGATCACGCTGGCGGTTCACCTCGCCACGGGGTCTGCTACTGCCGACGCGTTCGCAGCCGCAGTAGCCGTGCTGATTATTGCTTGTCCTTGTGCGCTGGGTCTTGCTACCCCTACCGCATTGTTGGTGGGTACGGGCCGTGGTGCTCAAATGGGTTTGGTCATCAAAGGCCCTGAGGTGTTGGAGCAGGCACGAAACATCGACACGGTGGTGTTGGATAAAACTGGCACGATCACCACTGGCGATATGCAGGTTCGCAATGTTTATGGCCATTCTGGTTGGCAAGAACAAGATGTGCTGCGCTTGGCGGGTGCTGTGGAGCAGGCTTCGGAGCACCCTATTGCTCGTGCGATCGCGGCGGCAGCTGTGGCTCAGACTCGTACCGGCACGTTGCCTAAGGTGACAGACTTTAATAATCAGGCAGGTCATGGTGTTGCTGGCACCGTGGAGGATCACCGCGTGTGGGTAGGTCGCCCAGCCGACGACGAGGCCACGCAGCAGGTCAAGACCGCGGAAAATGAGGGTGCTACGTGTGTGGTGGTGCGTATCGACGACCACCTCGCTGGTGTGATCAGCGTGCGTGACACTGTGAAAGAGCACGCTCGACTCAGCGTAGAAAAACTCACCGCTATGGGGCTTACTCCGGTGCTGTTAACTGGCGATAACGCCGGTGCCGCCGCCGCAGTTGCCCGCGAGGTGGGCATTCCTGCCGACCGTGTGATTTCCGGTGTGCTTCCAGAAAACAAAGTCCAAACGGTCGAACAGCTGCAACGCGAAGGCCGCGTGGTTGCCATGGTTGGCGATGGCGTGAATGATGCAGCGGCCCTAACCCAAGCCGATTTGGGTCTTGCAATGGGTGCTGGAACCGACGTGGCCATCGAGGCTTCCGACATCACCATCATGAACAATGATCCGCGTTCCATCGCCAATGCGATCAATCTCTCACGACGCAGTTTGCGCACCATCAAAGGCAACCTGTTCTGGGCTTTTGCATATAACGTGATACTTATTCCAGTGGCTGCGTTAGGCCTGCTTAACCCTATGTTCGCAGGAGCTGCAATGGCGCTAAGTTCAGTGTTCGTGGTGACTAATTCGCTTCGTCTTCGCAGCGTACGCAGCGTATTTTCCTAG
- a CDS encoding MFS transporter, translating into MLDAQQSPPLTRNQRLDRLPLNSQHKRLLVGSGLGWALDAMDVGLISFVMAALIKHWGLTHGQTSVLASAGFVGMAIGATFGGLLADKWGRRNVFALTLLVYGLATGASALAGGLAVLIVLRFIVGLGLGAELPVASTLVSEFAPLRHRGRLVVILEAFWAVGWILAAIIGAFVVSASDSGWRWALVLGCVPALYSAYVRSSLPESVRFLEARGRHDEAEAAVQQFEKASATIPDTPVIATEDPADQADSIFAPNMRRRTFGLWTVWFCINLSYYGAFIWIPSLLVADGFSLVKSFQFTLIITLAQFPGYALAAWLIEIWGRRTTLAVFLLGSAGSAALYGFADTTALIIAAGCCLSFFNLGAWGALYAISPELYPSQIRGTGTGSAAGFGRIASIIAPLIVPPIVAAAGTPALFALFGAAFLAAAIAAFTLPEQRGKALV; encoded by the coding sequence GTGCTAGACGCTCAACAAAGTCCACCACTTACCCGCAACCAGCGCCTCGACCGGTTGCCACTGAATAGTCAACACAAACGCCTCCTCGTCGGGTCCGGCCTCGGCTGGGCCCTCGACGCCATGGACGTCGGCCTGATCTCCTTCGTCATGGCAGCCCTGATCAAACACTGGGGACTCACCCACGGCCAAACATCCGTACTAGCATCAGCAGGATTCGTCGGCATGGCCATCGGCGCCACCTTCGGCGGCCTCCTTGCAGACAAGTGGGGGCGTCGCAACGTATTCGCCCTCACCCTCCTCGTCTACGGACTTGCCACCGGCGCCTCCGCGCTAGCCGGTGGCCTCGCTGTATTGATCGTGCTGCGATTCATCGTCGGACTTGGCCTCGGCGCCGAACTCCCCGTGGCCTCCACCCTCGTCTCCGAATTCGCACCACTGCGCCACCGCGGCCGCCTCGTCGTCATCCTCGAAGCCTTCTGGGCCGTCGGCTGGATCCTCGCCGCCATCATCGGCGCCTTCGTCGTCTCCGCCTCCGACTCCGGCTGGCGCTGGGCGCTCGTCCTAGGCTGTGTGCCCGCTCTCTACTCCGCCTACGTGCGCAGCTCACTACCCGAATCTGTACGCTTCCTCGAAGCCCGCGGCCGCCACGACGAAGCCGAAGCCGCCGTCCAACAATTCGAAAAAGCCAGCGCAACCATCCCCGACACCCCCGTCATCGCAACCGAAGACCCCGCCGACCAAGCAGACTCCATCTTCGCCCCCAACATGCGCCGCCGCACCTTCGGCCTATGGACAGTCTGGTTCTGCATCAACCTGTCCTACTACGGGGCATTCATCTGGATCCCATCCCTGCTGGTTGCCGACGGCTTCTCCTTGGTCAAATCCTTCCAGTTCACGCTGATTATCACCCTGGCCCAATTCCCAGGCTACGCACTAGCCGCATGGCTCATCGAAATCTGGGGCCGCCGCACCACACTGGCAGTATTCCTCCTCGGCTCCGCCGGCTCCGCAGCCCTCTACGGATTTGCCGACACCACAGCCTTGATCATCGCCGCCGGTTGCTGTCTCTCCTTCTTCAACCTCGGCGCGTGGGGCGCGCTCTACGCCATCAGCCCAGAACTCTACCCCTCTCAAATCCGCGGCACCGGCACCGGATCAGCAGCAGGATTCGGCCGTATCGCGTCCATCATCGCACCGCTGATCGTTCCCCCCATCGTGGCCGCCGCAGGCACCCCAGCGCTCTTCGCACTCTTCGGGGCCGCCTTCCTTGCAGCAGCCATCGCCGCATTCACCCTGCCCGAACAACGCGGCAAGGCCCTCGTCTAG
- the dnaB gene encoding replicative DNA helicase has protein sequence MTTPSFDDDYVPPGDADVPSDTADYAEAEYAEAEVYDPAPPASSDVPVQRERRGYKRREAAMASTEFRQPPHDAEAEQGVLGAMLLSPQTVIDTVELLVAEDFYRPAHQLIFEAIVGLFSDNKEIDPVIVAARLDRNNDLERVGGAPYLHTLISSVPTAANARYYAEIVAEKSLLRQLVNAGTRVVQLGYEGTEGAEVESVIDRAQQEVFKVSKKNQAEDYAVLADIVGPTMDEIDMISENGGLAQGVPTGFVDLDNLTNGLHGGQMIIVAARPGVGKSTIALDFVRSCAIKHDKAAVIFSLEMSKSEIVMRLLSAEAEVKLSDMRSGRLDDSGWAKLATRVGQIEQAPIYIDDSANLTMMEIRSKARRLKQKHDLQMIVVDYLQLMSSGKRVESRQQEVSEFSRQLKLLAKELDVPLIAISQLNRGPESRTDKRPQLADLRESGSLEQDADMVMLLYRPDSQDRENERAGEADIILAKHRGGPIDTIQVAHQLHYSRFVDMPHAG, from the coding sequence ATGACCACGCCCAGTTTTGATGACGATTACGTCCCACCGGGTGATGCGGATGTTCCTTCCGATACCGCAGATTATGCGGAGGCAGAGTACGCCGAGGCAGAGGTGTATGATCCGGCCCCGCCGGCTTCCTCGGATGTGCCAGTGCAGCGGGAGCGCAGGGGCTATAAGCGTCGTGAAGCGGCGATGGCGAGCACCGAGTTCCGTCAGCCTCCTCATGACGCGGAGGCTGAGCAGGGCGTGTTGGGGGCGATGCTGCTAAGCCCGCAAACGGTGATCGATACGGTGGAGTTGCTGGTTGCGGAGGATTTTTACCGCCCTGCGCATCAGTTGATCTTTGAAGCGATCGTGGGTTTGTTCTCCGATAACAAGGAGATCGACCCAGTGATCGTGGCTGCGCGTTTGGATCGTAATAATGATCTGGAACGTGTGGGCGGGGCACCGTATTTGCACACGCTGATCTCTTCGGTGCCGACTGCTGCGAATGCTCGTTATTATGCGGAGATTGTGGCTGAGAAGTCGTTGCTTCGTCAGCTGGTTAACGCTGGTACTCGTGTGGTGCAGTTGGGCTATGAGGGTACTGAGGGCGCTGAGGTTGAGTCGGTTATTGACCGTGCTCAGCAGGAAGTGTTCAAGGTTTCTAAGAAGAACCAAGCTGAGGATTATGCGGTGTTAGCTGACATCGTGGGTCCAACAATGGATGAGATCGATATGATCTCGGAGAATGGCGGCTTGGCGCAGGGCGTGCCGACGGGCTTTGTGGATCTAGATAACCTGACCAATGGTCTGCATGGTGGCCAGATGATTATTGTGGCTGCCCGTCCGGGTGTGGGTAAGTCGACGATCGCGTTGGATTTTGTGCGTTCGTGTGCGATTAAGCATGACAAAGCTGCTGTGATTTTCTCTTTGGAAATGTCAAAGAGTGAGATCGTGATGCGTTTGTTGTCGGCGGAGGCTGAGGTGAAGTTATCAGATATGCGCTCTGGGCGTCTCGACGATTCCGGCTGGGCGAAGCTAGCAACGCGCGTGGGACAGATCGAACAGGCGCCTATCTATATTGATGACTCCGCGAATTTGACGATGATGGAGATTCGCTCGAAGGCGCGTCGTTTGAAGCAGAAGCATGATCTGCAGATGATTGTGGTGGACTACCTGCAGCTGATGAGCTCGGGTAAGCGTGTGGAGTCGCGTCAGCAAGAGGTGTCGGAGTTCTCGCGTCAGCTTAAGCTGCTGGCTAAGGAACTGGATGTTCCGCTTATTGCGATTTCACAGCTGAACCGTGGTCCGGAGTCGCGTACTGATAAACGCCCGCAGCTTGCCGACCTGCGTGAATCCGGTTCGTTGGAGCAGGATGCCGACATGGTTATGCTGCTATACCGTCCAGACTCCCAAGACCGTGAGAATGAGCGCGCTGGTGAGGCCGATATTATTTTGGCTAAGCACCGTGGTGGTCCTATCGACACCATCCAAGTGGCTCACCAGCTGCACTACTCGCGGTTTGTGGATATGCCGCACGCTGGCTAA
- the rplI gene encoding 50S ribosomal protein L9, whose translation MKLILTADVENLGVAGDIVEVKNGYGRNLLLPRGLAIVATRGAEKQIEGIKRAQEAREIRDLDHAREVKAQLEALEGVSVAVRTSEKGKLFGSVKAEDVAAAVKKAGGPNLDKRSIELPKSLVKATGAYKVNVKLHSDIAATVNFEVVAA comes from the coding sequence ATGAAGCTGATCCTCACCGCTGACGTTGAAAACCTCGGTGTCGCTGGCGACATTGTCGAGGTTAAGAACGGCTACGGACGTAACCTCCTGCTTCCTCGCGGATTGGCAATTGTTGCCACCCGCGGCGCAGAGAAGCAGATCGAGGGCATCAAGCGCGCCCAGGAAGCTCGCGAGATTCGCGACCTGGACCACGCACGCGAAGTTAAGGCTCAGCTGGAAGCACTTGAGGGTGTTTCTGTTGCAGTCCGCACTTCTGAGAAGGGTAAGCTCTTCGGTTCTGTTAAGGCCGAGGATGTTGCCGCTGCCGTTAAAAAGGCTGGCGGTCCGAACCTGGACAAGCGTTCCATCGAGCTGCCAAAGAGCCTTGTTAAGGCCACCGGCGCTTACAAAGTGAACGTGAAGCTGCACTCCGACATCGCAGCAACGGTTAACTTCGAGGTCGTAGCCGCTTAA